The region GTCAGCAAAGATATTGCAAATTTGACTACCAGTCACCGTCACCTGATCAACAAGTCTGGCAGCAACTACGGCATGCTAGACATAGACTGGCAAAAACGTACCATTAAAATGTCGATAGAAACAGCGGAGGAAGAGGCCGTATCGACTATCATTAATTTCTAAAGATATAATACACAACCCATCTGCTGGCCTGATGAACACAGGTCAGCACTAAGTATAAGTGCCCAATTAAGCCTAAAAGGTTATTTGACGACCTTAAGATCAAACCTTGATGCAGATGAAGGCGTCGACACTGAGTGTTCTGTCGCCCTGGCACGAAAGGCTCGGGCCCGGTCGTGTGCACTACGAACCGCATCACATTGTGCGATAATATCTTCTTCATCAAGCGCCTCGCCCAAATCCATAACAATCCGATACGCAGATTCATATAATTCTTGTTTGGTATCTTCTTCAGCACGAAATCGCATAAAGAACCTCTGCACTTTTTGCTCTGGTCCATGTAGTTCAGTACCCTGGATGCATGCCCCTATCATAATCGCAAGCAGTAAAATGAGCGCAAAAAATGTTAATGTGAGCAATAGCATAATTATGCCTCCTGCCTGATCCGGGATTCCATAAATTTATAGAAAGGATACTTGGCAACAATTAACCAGATCATAATATTGGCGCACACTGTTATTGGGCCGTATAAAACATAAATCGCATCGCTTTCAAGGAAGCCTCTTAATATCAATTGTAACGCATTCAGCACAACCAGTAAGAAGCTAATATATAAAGTATAGCGCGCAGCTTGCGTGAACAAACAACCCCTGATCAAGTGCACAATATACAAAGTAACCGCATAGCAAACCCCTGAACACACCAAGGTGAAGTAATATATCTGGATCTTTATCTGCAGATCGATCTCCAGGGCAAGGATAAATGCTGCCAGTTGACCACTTGTTATATTGAAAATCAAACACGTCAGAGCAGTCAAGAAACATGAATGAAGTTTATGATCTGAGATTGTTTTAAGACTCGCTTTTCCACCGAACAGAAGATTAAATCTGTACTGTTTGAAATAATACAACAAATATATAACAACCATCAGCTGTAAACATCGTAACGTCCATCCCGTTACTACATAAAACTCACTCATGTTTTGTCCTTTCTAAAGCGCCGCACTAGCAGTATTGCGACGACAAAATGCTCTGCTGCCAGTCTCTGGGCTGGTCTCCATCAGAAGTTATGCCGCCATATACCTCAGCGAGCTGTTTTAGTGACAAGCTATAAGCGTTTAACTGCTTTAATTTTTTTGCTTTCACACTTAAACGGCGGTCATATTGTTTAATAGTAGCTTTCATGGGCTTTTCCTTTCATTTCTTTTTAGATAGAACAATCTCAGCCGCCTGCTGCAATCATGTTAAACAAGGAAAACACAAACCTCAACTTTAAATTAACATTAATTTAACCAAAGCAGTGCGACGAGACACATTTAGCAGGTATATCCAAAGTTAAGTTACCATGAAAATATTTATATTAAAGGCGCAGTCAAAAAATACAATGCACTAGCAGCGTTGTGCTGGCTATTTGCCACATGGTCGTTTGCCAGCTCGACATCAGCAAGGGTCCATCGTTAAGCGATATACGAAACCCTGCTCAGATTAAACTTAACCTGCTATTGAGAATAAACCCACCGGCTTGTTATCACATACGGCTCTTTACCCGATTAGTAGCCTGGGCCGTTGCCGGATCATCTGGCCAAAAGTGCTTGGGGTAACGTCCTTTCATCTCTTTTTGTACTTCACGATAACTGGATTGCCAGAAATGCGCCAGGTCCTGAGTCAGCTGCAAAGGACGCTGCGCCGGAGAAAGTAGCTCCATCAGTACCGGTAAACGCCCCTCACACAGTACCGGACTGTGGCTCATCCCATATACTTCCTGCATCCGCACTGATAATCGGGCCGGGCCATCAAGTTGATAATGGATGCGTATATTTGACCCGCTTGGAACGGTGATCCGCTGTGGTAATAGTACATTCAGGCGCTGCTGTTGAGCCCACTCCAGATTGCTTAACAAGGCCGTATACAAATCAAGCTTTTTTAACTGAGGAAGTTGTTTCACATCGTTCAGGTAAGGAGCGAGCCAAGCTTCTACTTTTGCCAGTAAACCCGCTTCATCAATCGCCTGAAACTCCTGAGGGTATAACGTTTGCGCTAACGTCATCCGAGTCAATAACTCTTCACAATTTGCATAGTCTTTAAATATCGACAAACCTTGCTGGCGGACCAGGGTTAACCAAGCTTCTGTGCGCAACTGCGTGTCTATCGGACCCGGCGCAGGCTTTGCTGTATAAATCCAGTGTCCCAGGTATAGCCGTTGTTCATGAACAAACTGTCCTGATTTTTGCTCAAATTCACATATATCCCGTTCAGTAAACAAATGAGGCAATGCACTTTGTAGATGTTTGGGCTCGAAAGCTGTCGCGCTAAATATTTGCTGACCTTTATATCCGCCTAAGTCGGCAATTGCCAGGTAGTTAGCATCCTGCCAAAACTCCTTGTGTGCACTTACACCAGCGCCATTAGCCAGCACCCAGCCCTGCCCACGACGTTTCGCAAGACGGTCTGGAAAGGCTAGTGCAACCACCAGCGGTAAATGCTCTATAGCTAGTTCGCCGGACGTATGTTGCAAACGTGCACGACGCAGCCAGAATAACAGTTGCTGACGAAAAGCAGGGTGTGGACGAGTCGCTTGCTGTTGCAGTGCAACACTGAGCTCTGCAGGTGCCGATATGCGACTTTCTAACAGCGCAACAAAATAACAGCCAAGTTCCACAATACCCGGGTATTCAGTTTCCAGTTCTTGTGATTTTAGTAACATATGGCCAAAACGAGGATCCGCGCCCAGCGACTGAACCTGTTTACCCAAGGGCGTAACCCGTC is a window of Pseudoalteromonas sp. R3 DNA encoding:
- the hrpB gene encoding ATP-dependent helicase HrpB — protein: MLPIQAVYDQLLSQLTTQPRVLLQAPPGAGKSTWLPMQLMLGGHFKRIIMLEPRRLAARNIARFLAAQLNEAVGERVGLRIRQEVKVSARTQLEIVTEGTLTRLLQADPELEGVDLLIFDEFHERSLAADTALAFALESQQALRDDLHILVMSATLDSERYQQFLDCPVVRSDGRSFPIDEIYIPLKDESRWLEQIPSIVCQALSDQTGSILVFLPGQKEIRYVSGALQDTIASDPQWVLATLSGEQDKQTQQAAIVPAPKGMRKVVLTTNVAETSLTIEGIRVVVDSGKRRAAQYNLRTGVSELITQSISRSSAVQRAGRAGRIEAGVVYRLGSKALFERRDAHDRPDILCSDLSGLMLEAKVWGSEICELALLDMPTDAQLAKANELLSALELLDSRGRVTPLGKQVQSLGADPRFGHMLLKSQELETEYPGIVELGCYFVALLESRISAPAELSVALQQQATRPHPAFRQQLLFWLRRARLQHTSGELAIEHLPLVVALAFPDRLAKRRGQGWVLANGAGVSAHKEFWQDANYLAIADLGGYKGQQIFSATAFEPKHLQSALPHLFTERDICEFEQKSGQFVHEQRLYLGHWIYTAKPAPGPIDTQLRTEAWLTLVRQQGLSIFKDYANCEELLTRMTLAQTLYPQEFQAIDEAGLLAKVEAWLAPYLNDVKQLPQLKKLDLYTALLSNLEWAQQQRLNVLLPQRITVPSGSNIRIHYQLDGPARLSVRMQEVYGMSHSPVLCEGRLPVLMELLSPAQRPLQLTQDLAHFWQSSYREVQKEMKGRYPKHFWPDDPATAQATNRVKSRM